In Streptomyces sp. NBC_00878, a single window of DNA contains:
- a CDS encoding recombinase family protein, which translates to MDESTGLIPVASYARTSEDFRQRDGHGVRYQLRINERAAHQYGCTVVAAYSDNGRSASKAGATRPEFDRLLVDLARGHTGNGQRIAGVVCVADDRLYRRAEDLAHFFAALTSRPGRIYVDPQGVRDPYSQEGLLQAVRSLEAAVAETRVRGRRLSDWHWARAVEGVPHSGPRPFGWQEDRITLHPVEATLVEKAIVDRVGGKTVRAIAHEWCDLGVTGTRGGRPNPATVT; encoded by the coding sequence GTGGATGAGTCGACCGGATTGATTCCGGTTGCGTCCTACGCGCGTACGTCGGAGGACTTTCGGCAGCGTGATGGTCACGGTGTGCGCTACCAGCTGCGGATCAATGAACGGGCTGCGCATCAATACGGTTGCACGGTGGTTGCCGCATACAGCGACAACGGCCGTAGCGCGTCCAAGGCGGGAGCGACAAGACCCGAATTCGACCGCTTGCTCGTGGACCTTGCACGTGGGCACACGGGCAACGGACAGCGGATCGCAGGGGTCGTCTGTGTCGCCGACGACCGGTTGTACCGCCGTGCAGAGGACCTGGCTCACTTTTTCGCCGCACTGACCAGTCGGCCGGGACGGATCTACGTCGACCCGCAGGGAGTCCGAGATCCCTACTCGCAGGAGGGGCTGCTGCAGGCGGTGCGATCACTGGAAGCGGCGGTCGCGGAAACGCGGGTAAGGGGCCGACGTCTGTCGGACTGGCACTGGGCTCGTGCTGTCGAAGGTGTGCCGCACAGCGGGCCGCGGCCGTTCGGGTGGCAGGAGGACCGGATCACGCTGCATCCCGTTGAGGCGACACTGGTCGAGAAGGCCATCGTCGACCGGGTGGGTGGGAAAACGGTCCGTGCCATCGCACACGAATGGTGCGACCTCGGTGTGACCGGAACCCGAGGCGGCAGGCCCAACCCCGCGACGGTCACGTAG
- a CDS encoding glycosyltransferase family 39 protein codes for MTSTLPAVTTSKVPAQRTPVPKTGSTPRTPPSRLRTSRADLVLCGVLLVVVMTVQGWNIADYPTLSDDEGTYLAQAWAVQQGEGLAHYTYWYDHPPLGWIQIALLTWIPALISPESMTVGSMRIVMLLVSAVSAVLVYVLARRLWLPRWAAGLAMLLFGLSPLSVVLQREIFLDNIAVMWTLLAFCLAASPSRHLWHHFGAGIAAAAAVLTKETMIFVLPAVMVTMWRHSHRDTRKFALTGAITACALIGLSYPLFALLKGELLPGGGHVSLWDGLEYQLTRPGSGFILDQGSGSYGVLQSWLYYDRVLPLGGLAGAVLLLVTWRWSVTARALAGPAFTVAILALVALRPNGYLPAMYVIQALPFLALVLAGGAASVAHGVLRRWRSADEKEYVSRARYAVAALLVAASAAYVVPRWYDGDHTAVTAHANAPYQAAAKWLATEVERPEDTRVLVDDALWLDLVHAGYEPGLGVIWFYKADLDPAVTKTMPRGWRDLDYVVASPTVRRDAADLPNVKQAMRHSTPVATFGKGPDRIEIRQIKGSGTASPASTASATGTASTTGTASTTGTADTADTADAATTGGDR; via the coding sequence GTGACCTCCACCCTTCCCGCGGTGACCACTTCCAAGGTCCCCGCGCAGCGGACACCTGTCCCCAAAACCGGTTCGACTCCTCGAACGCCCCCGTCCCGCCTGCGCACTTCGCGTGCCGACCTGGTCCTGTGCGGCGTACTCCTTGTGGTTGTCATGACCGTGCAAGGGTGGAACATCGCCGACTATCCGACGCTCAGCGACGACGAGGGCACCTACCTCGCCCAGGCCTGGGCCGTGCAGCAGGGCGAGGGGCTCGCCCACTACACGTACTGGTACGACCACCCGCCGCTGGGCTGGATACAAATAGCGTTGCTCACCTGGATACCGGCCCTGATCAGCCCCGAGTCGATGACGGTCGGCTCGATGCGGATCGTGATGCTGCTGGTCAGCGCCGTCAGCGCGGTCCTCGTCTACGTGCTGGCCCGCCGCCTGTGGCTGCCCCGCTGGGCGGCCGGGCTCGCGATGCTGCTCTTCGGGCTCTCGCCGCTGTCCGTGGTCCTCCAGCGGGAGATCTTCCTCGACAACATCGCGGTGATGTGGACGCTGCTGGCGTTCTGCCTGGCCGCCTCCCCGAGCCGCCACCTCTGGCACCATTTCGGCGCGGGCATCGCGGCCGCGGCGGCCGTCCTCACCAAAGAGACGATGATCTTCGTCCTGCCCGCGGTGATGGTCACCATGTGGCGCCACAGCCACCGGGACACCCGTAAGTTCGCGCTCACCGGAGCCATCACGGCCTGCGCGCTGATCGGCCTGTCCTACCCGCTCTTCGCCCTCCTCAAGGGCGAGCTCCTCCCCGGCGGCGGACATGTGTCGCTGTGGGACGGCCTCGAATACCAACTGACCAGGCCCGGTTCGGGATTCATCCTCGACCAGGGCTCCGGCTCGTACGGAGTCCTGCAGTCCTGGCTCTACTACGACCGCGTCCTGCCGCTGGGCGGCCTCGCGGGCGCGGTGCTGCTCCTGGTCACCTGGCGCTGGTCGGTGACCGCGCGGGCGCTCGCCGGACCGGCGTTCACCGTCGCCATCCTCGCGCTGGTCGCCCTGCGCCCCAACGGCTACCTGCCCGCGATGTACGTCATCCAGGCCCTGCCCTTCCTCGCACTGGTCCTCGCCGGAGGCGCCGCGAGCGTCGCGCACGGGGTGCTGCGCAGATGGCGGAGCGCCGACGAGAAGGAGTACGTCTCCCGGGCCCGGTACGCGGTCGCGGCGCTGCTCGTCGCGGCCTCGGCGGCATACGTCGTACCGCGTTGGTACGACGGCGACCACACCGCCGTCACCGCCCACGCCAACGCCCCCTACCAGGCCGCCGCCAAGTGGCTGGCCACCGAGGTCGAGCGCCCCGAGGACACCCGCGTGCTCGTCGACGACGCGCTCTGGCTCGACCTCGTACACGCCGGATACGAACCCGGCCTCGGCGTCATCTGGTTCTACAAGGCCGACCTCGACCCCGCGGTGACCAAGACGATGCCGCGCGGCTGGCGCGACCTCGACTACGTCGTCGCCTCCCCGACCGTACGGCGCGACGCGGCCGACCTGCCCAACGTCAAGCAGGCGATGCGGCATTCGACGCCGGTCGCCACCTTCGGCAAGGGCCCGGACCGGATCGAGATCCGCCAGATCAAGGGCAGCGGCACGGCAAGTCCGGCCAGTACGGCAAGTGCGACGGGCACGGCAAGTACGACGGGCACGGCAAGTACGACGGGCACAGCCGACACAGCCGACACAGCCGACGCGGCGACCACCGGAGGCGACCGATGA
- the mca gene encoding mycothiol conjugate amidase Mca, with protein sequence MAVHAHPDDESSKGAATMAKYVSEGVDVLVVTCTGGERGSILNPKLQGNKYVEENIHEVRKKEMDEARAILGVKQEWLGFVDSGLPEGDPLPPLPEGCFALEDVDKASGELVRRIRAFRPQVITTYDENGGYPHPDHIMTHKISMVAFEGAADTEKYPESEFGPAFQPRKLYYNQGFNRPRTEALHHAMLERGLESPYGDWLKRWDEFERTERTLTTHVPCADFYEIRDKALIAHATQIDPDGGWFRVPMELQRKVWPTEEYELAKSLVDTSLPEDDLFAGIRDNA encoded by the coding sequence ATGGCCGTCCACGCCCACCCCGACGACGAGTCGTCGAAGGGCGCGGCCACCATGGCGAAGTACGTGTCCGAGGGGGTGGACGTGCTGGTCGTGACCTGCACGGGCGGGGAGCGCGGCTCCATCCTCAATCCGAAGCTTCAGGGGAACAAGTACGTCGAGGAGAACATCCACGAGGTACGCAAGAAGGAGATGGACGAGGCCCGCGCGATCCTCGGCGTCAAGCAGGAGTGGCTCGGTTTCGTGGACTCGGGGCTGCCCGAGGGCGACCCGCTGCCGCCGCTGCCCGAGGGCTGCTTCGCCCTGGAGGATGTGGACAAGGCGTCCGGCGAGCTGGTCCGCAGGATCCGCGCCTTCCGCCCGCAGGTGATCACCACCTACGACGAGAACGGCGGCTATCCGCACCCCGACCACATCATGACCCACAAGATCTCGATGGTGGCATTCGAGGGCGCGGCGGACACCGAGAAGTACCCGGAGTCGGAGTTCGGCCCGGCCTTCCAGCCGCGGAAGCTCTACTACAACCAGGGCTTCAACCGCCCGCGCACCGAGGCGCTGCACCACGCCATGCTGGAGCGCGGCCTGGAGTCGCCGTACGGGGACTGGCTGAAGCGCTGGGACGAGTTCGAGCGCACCGAGCGCACGCTGACCACGCACGTTCCGTGCGCCGACTTCTACGAGATCCGCGACAAGGCCCTCATCGCCCACGCCACGCAGATCGACCCCGACGGCGGCTGGTTCCGGGTCCCGATGGAGCTCCAGCGGAAGGTCTGGCCGACGGAGGAGTACGAGCTCGCGAAGTCTCTCGTCGATACCTCCCTACCCGAGGACGACCTCTTCGCGGGCATCCGCGACAATGCCTGA
- a CDS encoding glycosyltransferase: MLTSVLIAAVSLALFGMAAFTLWWQMHAWRTPEVLASTRFSRPDGGEHLSFSLLLPARHEQAVLDHTIQRLLESSHTDFEIIVIVGHDDPDTTEVACEASERDPRVRVVVDTHEKKNKPRAMNTALPHCRGDIVGVFDAEDQVHPELLAHVDHAFRSTGADVVQGGVQLINFHSSWYSLRNCLEYFFWFRSRLHLHAQKGFIPLGGNTVFVRTDVLRAADGWDPDCLAEDCDLGVRLSSIGKKVVVAYDSDMVTKEETPGSLMSLLKQRTRWNQGFLQVYRKRDWKQLPGFGQRLLARYTLMTPYLQAISGVIIPLNVAVALFLDVPVGIAFITFLPAVTAFVTFVFELVGLHDFGKQYGLRVRFVHYLKLIVGGPFYQVLLAGAAVRAVWREQRGQNDWELTSHVGAHLTKSLGSAEAAEAAQVLDSLEATEATEAAAAATRGSREDVPA, translated from the coding sequence TTGCTTACGTCTGTGCTCATTGCTGCCGTTTCGCTTGCCCTTTTTGGGATGGCTGCCTTCACTTTGTGGTGGCAGATGCACGCGTGGCGGACGCCCGAAGTACTTGCCTCCACGCGGTTCAGCAGACCAGACGGAGGCGAGCACCTCTCCTTCTCGCTGCTGCTGCCGGCGAGACACGAGCAGGCGGTGCTCGACCACACGATCCAGCGACTGCTGGAATCCAGCCACACCGACTTCGAGATCATCGTGATCGTCGGCCACGACGACCCGGACACCACCGAGGTGGCCTGCGAGGCCTCGGAGCGTGACCCGCGCGTACGCGTCGTCGTCGACACGCACGAGAAGAAGAACAAGCCGAGGGCGATGAACACGGCGTTGCCGCACTGCCGCGGTGACATCGTCGGAGTCTTCGACGCCGAGGACCAGGTCCACCCGGAGCTGCTCGCGCACGTCGACCACGCCTTCCGGTCGACCGGCGCCGACGTCGTCCAGGGCGGCGTCCAGCTCATCAACTTCCACTCCAGCTGGTACAGCCTGCGCAACTGCCTGGAGTACTTCTTCTGGTTCCGCTCCCGGCTTCACCTGCACGCGCAGAAAGGTTTCATTCCCCTCGGCGGCAACACCGTCTTCGTCCGCACGGACGTCCTGCGGGCCGCCGACGGCTGGGACCCGGACTGCCTCGCCGAGGACTGCGACCTGGGCGTGCGGCTCTCCAGCATCGGCAAAAAGGTCGTCGTCGCGTACGACTCCGACATGGTGACCAAGGAGGAGACCCCCGGCAGCCTGATGTCGCTGCTCAAGCAGCGCACCCGGTGGAACCAGGGCTTCCTCCAGGTCTACCGGAAGCGGGACTGGAAGCAGCTGCCCGGCTTCGGCCAGCGGCTGCTCGCCCGCTACACACTGATGACCCCGTACCTCCAGGCGATCTCCGGCGTGATCATCCCGCTCAACGTGGCCGTCGCGCTCTTCCTCGACGTACCGGTCGGCATCGCCTTCATCACCTTCCTGCCGGCCGTCACCGCCTTCGTCACCTTCGTCTTCGAGCTGGTCGGGCTGCACGACTTCGGCAAGCAGTACGGGCTGCGCGTCCGGTTCGTGCACTACCTCAAGCTCATCGTCGGCGGCCCCTTCTACCAGGTGCTCCTCGCCGGAGCGGCCGTCCGAGCCGTGTGGCGTGAACAACGGGGCCAGAACGACTGGGAGTTGACCAGCCACGTCGGCGCGCATCTCACCAAATCTCTCGGCTCCGCCGAAGCCGCCGAAGCCGCCCAAGTTCTTGACTCCCTCGAAGCCACTGAAGCCACCGAAGCCGCGGCCGCAGCGACCCGCGGGTCTCGAGAGGACGTTCCTGCGTGA
- the greA gene encoding transcription elongation factor GreA gives MTQTSENVTWLTQEAYNQLKAELDHLSGPARTEIAAKIAAAREEGDLRENGGYHAAKEEQGKQELRVRQLTQLLENAKVGEAPAADGAVAPGMVVTIAFDGDEDDTLTFLLASREYASSDVETYSPQSPLGSGVNGKKIGQDAEYELPNGKLATVKILEAKPYAA, from the coding sequence GTGACCCAGACCAGCGAGAACGTCACCTGGCTGACCCAGGAGGCGTACAACCAGCTCAAGGCCGAGCTGGATCACCTGTCTGGTCCTGCGCGCACGGAAATCGCCGCCAAGATCGCGGCTGCGCGCGAGGAGGGCGATCTGCGTGAGAACGGCGGGTACCACGCGGCCAAGGAGGAGCAGGGCAAGCAAGAGCTCCGGGTCCGCCAGCTGACCCAGCTCCTGGAGAACGCCAAGGTGGGCGAGGCCCCGGCGGCCGACGGCGCGGTCGCGCCCGGCATGGTCGTGACCATCGCCTTCGACGGCGACGAGGACGACACGCTCACGTTCCTGCTCGCCTCGCGCGAGTACGCGAGCTCGGACGTCGAGACGTATTCGCCGCAGTCCCCGCTGGGCTCCGGCGTGAACGGCAAGAAGATCGGCCAGGACGCCGAGTACGAGCTGCCGAACGGCAAGCTCGCCACGGTGAAGATCCTGGAGGCCAAGCCGTACGCCGCGTAG
- a CDS encoding thioredoxin domain-containing protein has protein sequence MPNRLAHETSPYLLQHADNPVDWWPWSEEAFTEAGRRGVPVHLSVGYSSCHWCHVLARESFEDEAVAAYMNEYFVNIKVDREERPDVDAVYMEAVQAATGQGGWPMTVFLTPEAEPFYFGTYFPPAPRQGMPSFRQVIEGVHSAWTDRRDEVAEVAEKIVRDLAGREIAFGDTQVPGEEELARALLGLTREYDSTHGGFGRAPKFPPSMVVEFLLRHHARTGAEGALQMAADTCERMARGGIYDQLGGGFARYSVDREWIVPHFEKMLYDNALLCRVYAHLWRATGSDLARRVALETADFMVRELHTNEGGFASALDADSDDGHGRHVEGAYYVWTPGQLREVLGEQDAAIAAHYFGVTEDGTFEEGASVLQLPQHEGVFDAEQIASIRGRLLAARDLRPAPGRDDKIVAAWNGLAVAALAETGAYFDRPDLVEAALAAADLLVRIHLDEHARLARTSKDGRAGANAGVLEDYADVAEGFLALASVTGEGVWLEFAGFLLDHVLVRFTDEESGTLYDTAADAEKLIRRPQDPTDNATPSGWSAAAGALLSYAAQTGAEPHRAAAERALGVVKALGPRAPRFIGWGLATAEALLDGPREVAVVGPADDPATKALHRAALLATAPGVVVAVGTPDSGELPLLADRSLVNGEPTAYVCRNFTCDAPTTEVDRLRAALGR, from the coding sequence ATGCCGAACCGACTGGCCCATGAGACATCCCCGTACCTCCTCCAGCACGCCGACAACCCCGTCGACTGGTGGCCCTGGTCGGAAGAGGCCTTCACGGAGGCAGGACGGCGAGGTGTTCCCGTACACCTGAGCGTCGGCTATTCCAGCTGCCATTGGTGTCATGTTCTAGCTCGCGAAAGCTTCGAGGACGAAGCAGTCGCCGCTTATATGAACGAGTACTTCGTCAATATCAAGGTCGACCGCGAGGAGCGCCCCGATGTCGACGCCGTCTACATGGAGGCCGTGCAGGCGGCGACCGGGCAGGGCGGCTGGCCCATGACGGTCTTCCTCACGCCCGAGGCCGAACCGTTCTACTTCGGCACCTACTTCCCGCCCGCGCCCCGGCAGGGCATGCCGTCCTTCCGGCAGGTCATCGAGGGCGTGCACAGCGCGTGGACCGACCGGCGGGACGAGGTCGCGGAGGTCGCCGAGAAGATCGTGCGGGACCTGGCGGGCCGGGAGATCGCGTTCGGCGACACCCAGGTGCCCGGCGAGGAGGAGCTCGCGCGGGCACTGCTGGGCCTCACCCGGGAGTACGACTCCACCCACGGCGGCTTCGGCCGCGCGCCCAAGTTCCCGCCGTCCATGGTCGTCGAATTCCTGCTGCGGCACCATGCCCGAACCGGCGCCGAGGGCGCGCTGCAGATGGCCGCCGACACCTGCGAGCGGATGGCCCGCGGGGGGATTTACGACCAACTCGGGGGCGGGTTCGCGCGATACTCCGTCGATCGCGAATGGATTGTGCCCCATTTTGAGAAGATGCTGTATGATAATGCACTTTTGTGCCGCGTGTACGCGCACCTGTGGCGGGCCACCGGGTCCGACCTCGCCCGCCGTGTCGCCCTGGAGACCGCCGACTTCATGGTCCGCGAACTCCATACGAACGAGGGCGGGTTCGCCTCCGCACTCGACGCCGACAGCGACGACGGGCACGGCAGGCACGTCGAGGGCGCCTACTACGTATGGACGCCCGGGCAGCTTCGCGAGGTCCTCGGTGAGCAGGATGCCGCAATCGCTGCCCACTACTTTGGCGTGACCGAGGACGGCACCTTCGAGGAGGGCGCCTCCGTCCTCCAACTCCCGCAGCACGAGGGCGTGTTCGACGCGGAGCAGATCGCCTCCATTCGCGGGCGGCTCCTGGCGGCGCGCGACCTGCGGCCCGCCCCCGGCCGGGACGACAAGATCGTCGCCGCCTGGAACGGTCTCGCCGTCGCCGCCCTCGCCGAGACCGGCGCGTACTTCGACCGCCCCGACCTCGTGGAGGCGGCGCTCGCCGCCGCCGACCTCCTCGTCCGGATCCACCTGGACGAGCACGCCCGGCTCGCCCGGACCAGCAAGGACGGACGGGCCGGCGCCAACGCGGGTGTCCTGGAGGACTACGCCGACGTCGCGGAGGGCTTCCTCGCGCTCGCCTCGGTCACCGGCGAGGGCGTATGGCTGGAATTCGCCGGATTCCTGCTCGACCACGTCCTCGTGCGGTTCACCGACGAGGAGTCAGGAACCCTGTACGACACGGCCGCTGACGCCGAGAAGCTCATCCGCCGCCCGCAGGACCCGACCGACAACGCCACGCCCTCCGGCTGGAGCGCGGCCGCCGGAGCCCTGCTGAGCTACGCCGCCCAGACCGGCGCCGAACCCCACCGGGCCGCCGCCGAACGGGCGTTGGGCGTCGTCAAGGCACTCGGCCCGCGCGCGCCGCGCTTCATCGGCTGGGGTCTGGCCACGGCGGAGGCCCTGCTCGACGGGCCGCGCGAGGTGGCCGTCGTGGGTCCGGCCGACGACCCGGCGACCAAGGCGCTCCACCGTGCGGCCCTCCTCGCCACGGCGCCCGGCGTGGTCGTCGCCGTGGGCACCCCGGACAGTGGTGAACTCCCTTTGCTCGCAGACCGATCGCTCGTGAACGGTGAACCGACGGCTTACGTCTGCCGTAACTTCACTTGTGATGCTCCGACGACCGAAGTCGACCGTCTGCGGGCGGCGTTGGGGCGCTGA
- a CDS encoding DUF4307 domain-containing protein, whose protein sequence is MSTVQLPEGRYGRSADERADRKLRIIGAVLGAALLALVGYFAYYYVGGNKISAEIITYDLSDASVKVHLEVRKDAGATGYCTIRSQAEDGTEVGRADFRFDQDATRIDKVVTLRTTAPGTTAELLGCHAS, encoded by the coding sequence ATGAGTACGGTGCAGCTGCCCGAGGGCCGGTACGGCCGGTCGGCGGACGAGCGCGCCGACCGCAAGCTCAGGATCATCGGTGCGGTACTGGGGGCGGCTCTGCTCGCTCTCGTCGGCTATTTCGCCTACTACTACGTCGGCGGCAACAAGATCAGCGCCGAGATCATCACCTACGACCTCTCGGACGCCTCGGTGAAGGTACACCTGGAAGTCCGCAAGGACGCGGGCGCGACCGGCTACTGCACGATCCGCTCGCAGGCCGAGGACGGCACCGAGGTGGGCCGCGCGGACTTCCGCTTCGACCAGGACGCCACGCGCATCGACAAGGTCGTCACCCTCCGTACGACGGCCCCCGGCACGACCGCCGAGCTCCTCGGCTGCCACGCGAGCTGA
- a CDS encoding tetratricopeptide repeat protein: MRDSHRAEAERLLVRAVEEEVRRSGGRADGGVLLSRARAALDTMAQTAAEEYEAFTSALDEAEAGRLTFGQRYAREGAGTPLLVAAVAALAAVVTDLALGTGTGIAVGAGAVVGVAGAAATVAKVTASHLPAAGRRAGALGQPGGPQQLRLAWLTALEVRGVRPFFDQQRVLTASTGAKKGAPQLRRTDKSAAARRRSVLEQSFGQLPEPVGPFAGRRQELLRVAHWVHAARASTETKPTVVVLYGAPGSGRSTLAVRAAHELKDQFRGACVVDLRADSPEESPLTTRDALLHLLNRLGAPREQLLFRERSSQDQQVRRLSELYHKHLTGLPVTIVLNDASDVEQVRTLVPERSDSLVVVTARKPLDLPADLPAWVHQLAVEPLTAPGAEELLKAAAQDSSAPYDAESTERVRELCGGLPLALRIAGSSLGPRTPSGLAADLAAYGPVEPVERVLWLRYTDQSDTGRRLLRRLALAGRASLGAAAAAALLATDEPEATRHLEALSRAGLIDHVRGSRYRLHDLVRAFAQARLLDEEEPAERTAAQERLIANYAELADSVIRMVDGKTSTRADQFGPHGFTSLDAALRWLDDESSFITAALRHAEGVNQEAVLNLLGALCDYCLLRGDLYRLGEISELTQAVDQGLLVRSVQWRTGIAARQLGELDKARTQLATVVDLYFEAHHDAGAARALCSLGITLHHQGNLTEAAAKLQEAMDLQASPELAADRAWTMHALAAVERDRARLREALSLLTQALVLHREGESVHGEAWAHFQLGQLGLRMGDVPRAESELREALDLYGRTRDARGEAWALTQLARARLVDGDPSSAVDGLRQAVSRHRDNEDTRGEAWTVYYLGQALEETGNLDQAVRELERSRTMFSRIRDVYGLACARHHSARVTRDQRAAQTGSLRNSGFARQLLVDARADFQRIGVAHGEAWTCLELAVVDAGNARTQPALALCDEAASLFASYGDRRGEDWARFLRCTLLPYASPGGVEVGTAVAQEELAQLSRTAHPTRDGKLDDYIEAYQLLLERGADLDAGWRAWRLGMVPNRHAREVMGVAVSARRG, encoded by the coding sequence ATGCGGGACAGCCATCGGGCGGAGGCCGAACGGCTGTTGGTCCGGGCCGTGGAGGAGGAGGTCCGGCGCTCGGGCGGGCGGGCCGACGGAGGCGTCCTGCTGTCGCGGGCGCGGGCCGCTCTGGACACCATGGCCCAGACGGCCGCGGAGGAGTACGAGGCGTTCACCTCGGCGCTGGACGAGGCGGAAGCGGGCCGGCTGACCTTCGGGCAGCGGTACGCCCGCGAGGGCGCCGGAACTCCCCTGCTGGTGGCGGCCGTTGCCGCGCTCGCGGCCGTCGTCACGGACCTGGCGCTCGGTACCGGCACGGGCATCGCGGTGGGCGCCGGCGCGGTCGTCGGCGTCGCGGGCGCCGCGGCCACGGTGGCGAAGGTGACGGCCTCCCATCTGCCGGCCGCGGGCCGCCGGGCGGGGGCCCTCGGCCAGCCCGGCGGCCCGCAGCAGCTGCGCCTCGCGTGGCTGACCGCCCTGGAGGTACGCGGCGTCCGCCCGTTCTTCGACCAGCAGCGCGTCCTCACCGCGTCCACCGGCGCGAAGAAGGGGGCGCCCCAGCTGCGGCGTACGGACAAGAGCGCGGCGGCCCGCAGGCGGAGCGTCCTGGAGCAGTCGTTCGGCCAACTTCCCGAGCCGGTCGGGCCGTTCGCGGGCCGTCGGCAGGAGCTGCTGCGGGTCGCGCACTGGGTGCACGCGGCCCGCGCGAGCACGGAGACCAAGCCGACGGTGGTCGTGCTGTACGGCGCGCCCGGATCCGGCCGCAGCACCCTCGCCGTCCGGGCGGCGCACGAGCTGAAGGACCAGTTCCGCGGCGCGTGCGTGGTGGACCTGCGGGCCGACAGCCCGGAGGAGTCGCCGCTGACGACCCGCGACGCGCTGCTGCATCTGCTCAACCGGCTGGGCGCACCCCGCGAGCAGCTGCTGTTCCGTGAGCGTTCCTCGCAGGATCAGCAGGTCAGGCGGCTCTCCGAGCTCTACCACAAGCATCTGACCGGCCTCCCGGTGACGATCGTGCTCAACGACGCGAGCGATGTGGAGCAGGTGCGCACGCTCGTGCCCGAGCGCTCCGACAGCCTCGTCGTGGTCACCGCCCGCAAACCTCTCGACCTGCCCGCCGACCTCCCCGCCTGGGTGCACCAGCTCGCGGTGGAGCCGCTGACCGCGCCCGGCGCCGAGGAGCTCCTGAAAGCTGCGGCGCAGGACAGTTCGGCTCCGTACGACGCCGAATCCACCGAACGGGTAAGGGAGTTGTGCGGCGGCCTCCCGCTGGCGCTGCGCATCGCGGGCTCGTCCCTCGGCCCGCGTACGCCGAGCGGGCTCGCCGCCGACCTGGCGGCGTACGGACCGGTCGAGCCGGTCGAACGGGTGCTGTGGCTGCGCTACACCGACCAGTCGGACACGGGCCGGCGGCTGCTGCGCCGGCTCGCGCTGGCGGGCCGCGCCTCGCTGGGCGCGGCCGCGGCGGCGGCTCTGCTCGCGACGGACGAGCCGGAGGCGACCCGCCACCTGGAGGCCCTGTCCCGCGCGGGCCTCATCGACCACGTCCGCGGCAGCCGCTACCGCCTGCACGACCTCGTACGCGCCTTCGCGCAGGCCCGCCTCCTCGACGAGGAGGAGCCGGCCGAGCGCACGGCCGCGCAGGAGCGTCTCATCGCGAACTACGCCGAGCTCGCCGACTCGGTGATCCGGATGGTCGACGGCAAGACGTCCACCCGCGCCGACCAGTTCGGCCCGCACGGCTTCACCTCGCTGGACGCGGCCCTGCGCTGGCTGGACGACGAGTCGAGCTTCATCACGGCGGCCCTGCGGCACGCGGAGGGCGTCAACCAGGAGGCGGTGCTCAACCTGCTGGGCGCGCTGTGCGACTACTGCCTGCTGCGCGGCGACCTCTACCGCCTGGGCGAGATCAGCGAGTTGACGCAGGCCGTCGACCAGGGGCTGCTGGTGCGCTCGGTCCAGTGGCGTACGGGTATCGCGGCCCGCCAGCTCGGCGAGTTGGACAAGGCGCGGACGCAACTGGCGACGGTGGTGGACCTCTACTTCGAGGCCCACCACGACGCGGGCGCGGCACGGGCGCTCTGCTCCCTCGGGATCACCCTCCACCACCAGGGCAACCTCACGGAGGCGGCGGCCAAGCTCCAGGAGGCCATGGACCTCCAGGCCTCCCCCGAGCTCGCGGCGGACCGCGCCTGGACGATGCACGCGCTGGCGGCCGTGGAACGGGACCGCGCAAGGCTGCGCGAGGCGCTCAGCCTCCTCACCCAGGCCCTGGTCCTGCACCGTGAGGGCGAGTCCGTGCACGGCGAGGCGTGGGCCCACTTCCAGCTCGGCCAGCTGGGTCTGCGCATGGGCGACGTACCGCGCGCGGAGTCCGAGCTCCGCGAGGCCCTCGACCTGTACGGCCGCACGCGCGACGCCCGCGGCGAGGCCTGGGCCCTCACCCAGCTCGCCCGGGCCCGGCTGGTCGACGGCGACCCGTCCTCGGCCGTGGACGGCCTGCGCCAGGCGGTCTCCCGCCACCGCGACAACGAGGACACGCGGGGCGAGGCCTGGACGGTGTACTACCTCGGCCAGGCCCTGGAGGAGACGGGCAACCTCGACCAGGCGGTCCGCGAACTGGAACGCTCGCGCACGATGTTCTCCCGCATCCGCGACGTGTACGGCCTGGCGTGCGCCCGGCACCACTCGGCCCGGGTGACCCGCGACCAGCGTGCCGCCCAGACCGGTTCACTGCGGAACTCGGGCTTCGCCCGCCAGCTCCTGGTGGACGCGCGGGCCGACTTCCAGCGGATCGGCGTCGCCCACGGCGAGGCCTGGACCTGCCTGGAACTGGCGGTGGTGGACGCCGGCAACGCCCGCACCCAGCCGGCCCTCGCCCTCTGCGACGAGGCCGCGTCCCTCTTCGCCTCGTACGGCGACCGCCGCGGCGAGGACTGGGCCCGCTTCCTGCGCTGCACGCTCCTCCCCTACGCCTCCCCGGGCGGCGTGGAGGTCGGCACGGCGGTGGCCCAGGAGGAACTGGCCCAGCTCTCCCGCACCGCCCACCCGACCCGCGACGGAAAACTGGACGACTACATCGAGGCGTACCAACTGCTCCTCGAACGTGGCGCCGACCTGGACGCCGGCTGGCGAGCCTGGCGCCTGGGCATGGTGCCGAACCGGCATGCGCGGGAGGTGATGGGGGTGGCGGTGTCGGCTCGGCGGGGGTGA